ACAATACAGTCAAAGTTAGAGAAATTCATGCCTTGAATGAGCTTTCTTGTTCATCTTTTTAGGGTTTATCCTTGAAGCTCCATTCGTAAAGATTAGTAAGTTCTCTGTGCACTTTAAACCAAATCccaattttagtttagtttttatttttttgacaaaGAAAGTAATACGTTTTCTGAGTttggtgtagccaagttaaattttCAGAGAGGTATGGGTGTCCTAGTAAAGGGGATTGAGAAAAGGATTAAAATATGTCTGTGAAGTGGTTGatattttcttcattgctttttagTCGAAGCCAACTTGGTCTTAAAAGTTTGAGTTAATGACTTTATCACGTAATGGTCACACAGTCCTTGAGTTGAACTGCCTTCGTTTATAAGAGAGTTTAGTTTTTCTGATGTCAGGTGATGATTTCTGTATCTCATCACAAAAcagaatatttacaaattattttgacTGGGTCTTCAACACACTCCAAAATAGTTGACTCATGAAATGAAAATAGGATTTGGAAGTTATTTTGATTTCTATGTTAGCCTCATTTATTCATGATAAATTGAAGAAAGACAAACTTCAATTCATAATAGCTGGAATAGGGGGGAAGGAGTTCTGAATTACTGAAGAGTCTAAAAAACTGAATGTTCTTCAAGAAATTTGATTTCAAGGGCTTCAGAGCAACATGAAAGGGCTACAGAGCCCACTGATTACATAAAGATCATGTGGACTCTTACCATAGAGAAAACTCACTGAAATTAGTAGCTTGTATTTGCTATACACAGTTACAGGAATGCACTAACATCCTTGaaaaagttcattctttttaagagGAAGACTTTATTTACATCCGCCCAATTTTCTTTCTAGAACTTTCAGCCCAAACTCTGAACTAGCCAAACTAGATTAAACATTTTAGTATTCATGCTTCTTTAAATCTGCCaatttcaaagcattttacaaacacgtacaggcatacctcgttctATGGTGCTTctcagatactgcattttttttttttaacagttgaaggtttgtggcaaccctgcctcaagcaagtctattggcgccatttttcctacagcatttgctcacttcatgtctgtgtgtcacattttggtaattctcacaatatttccaactttttcattgttattatatttattctgatgagctgtgatcagtgatctttgatgttactaccaCCAGTGGCTGAAGGCTCAGAGgatggttagcaatttttagcaaCGAAGTACTTTTTACTTAAGGTATGTGCATTGTTTTTTATCATGCTATTGCACGCTTAATAGACCAAGGTATAGTGGAAACAcagcttttatatgcactgggaaaccaaaagatCCGTGTGACTCGCTTTTTGGGGGGTGGTCTGGACCTGAACCCGCAGTATCTCCGAGGTGTGCCTAGTTGAACACACTGTCCGACACCTTGTAAGTGCTCATTAGACATTCGTCCAATGAGCTGACAGGCTGATACTGTTGCTGTGACTTACACACTTAGTTCTCCAGGCTCAGCACCAGTAAAGATTTAAAGCTGTTGCTGGGAGGAGGAGatgtgtttgtctggctgtgatGGCGCCCTTCCTGTGCCTCTTTCCAGGGAAGATCTGGCTTATCTTCATGGTGCTGCTGAGGATGGGGGTGCTCATCCTGGCCGGGTCGCCGGTCTACCAGGATGAGCAGGAGAGGTTCGTGTGCAATACTCTGCAGCCCGGATGCGCCAACGTTTGCTACGACATCTTCGCCCCCGTGTCCCACCTGCGGTTCTGGCTGATCCAGAGCGTGTCTGTTCTGCTTCCATCCGCCGTCTTCAGCGTCTACGTGCTGCACAAAGGAGCCGAGCTGGCGGCACGTGGATCCCGCTGGCTGGATGATGACTCGGAGGACCACGACGGCCCTGGACTGACCCCGGGGGCCAGGCGCTGCCTGACGGTGCCGGACTTCTCCTCGGGCTACGTGGTCCACCTCTGCCTCCGGACCCTGACGGAGGCAGCTTTCGGTGCCCTGCATTACCTCCTCTTCGGATTCTTGGTCCCCAAGAGATTCTCGTGCACGCACCCTCCTTGCACCAGCGTGGTGGACTGTTACGTCTCTCGGCCCACGGAGAAGTCCATCCTGATGCTTTTCGTCTGGGCGGTCTGCGCGCTGTCCTTGTTGCTCAGTGTCGCCGACCTGGTCTGCAGCGTGCGCTGGGACACGCGCAGGCGACACGGCGGGGCCCGGAGGAGGCCGTGTCAAGGGGCGGGGAGTGCGGCGCGGGAGGGACACGGGGCGCCCGAGGGACGTGGGGCGCGCGCTCGCCGGGGCCTGCGGACTGGAGGGCAGGGCGCGTACAGCCCCGCAGCGGAGCCCACTGAG
Above is a genomic segment from Pseudorca crassidens isolate mPseCra1 chromosome 1, mPseCra1.hap1, whole genome shotgun sequence containing:
- the GJD4 gene encoding gap junction delta-4 protein, whose product is MDQLDLLGFLVITLNCNVTMVGKIWLIFMVLLRMGVLILAGSPVYQDEQERFVCNTLQPGCANVCYDIFAPVSHLRFWLIQSVSVLLPSAVFSVYVLHKGAELAARGSRWLDDDSEDHDGPGLTPGARRCLTVPDFSSGYVVHLCLRTLTEAAFGALHYLLFGFLVPKRFSCTHPPCTSVVDCYVSRPTEKSILMLFVWAVCALSLLLSVADLVCSVRWDTRRRHGGARRRPCQGAGSAAREGHGAPEGRGARARRGLRTGGQGAYSPAAEPTEPGHPDLPGEDESDALSSASDQPRGAGPGAAAPVWEERPCAPSAALPGPSKSEWV